The following are encoded together in the Methanobrevibacter sp. genome:
- a CDS encoding DNA-directed RNA polymerase subunit N, with amino-acid sequence MIPIRCLSCGKPVSAYFDEYNKRVAAGEKSKDVLDDLGLTRYCCRRMLISHVETWE; translated from the coding sequence ATGATTCCTATAAGATGCTTAAGTTGCGGAAAACCTGTATCAGCTTACTTTGATGAATATAACAAAAGAGTAGCAGCTGGTGAAAAATCTAAAGATGTTTTAGATGATTTAGGTTTAACTAGATACTGTTGTAGAAGAATGTTGATTTCTCATGTTGAAACTTGGGAATAA
- a CDS encoding DNA-directed RNA polymerase subunit K, whose protein sequence is MEVIFMDVEKKLTRFERARLLGARAIQISMGARPLVEITDSLDPIDIAYEELKAGVLPLDVIRDE, encoded by the coding sequence ATGGAAGTAATATTCATGGATGTTGAAAAAAAATTAACAAGGTTTGAAAGAGCTAGACTTCTTGGAGCTAGAGCAATTCAAATATCTATGGGAGCAAGGCCTTTAGTGGAAATTACTGATTCCTTAGATCCAATTGATATAGCTTATGAAGAACTCAAAGCTGGAGTTTTACCATTAGATGTTATTAGAGATGAATAG